The Daucus carota subsp. sativus chromosome 2, DH1 v3.0, whole genome shotgun sequence genome includes a window with the following:
- the LOC108208005 gene encoding putative phytosulfokines 6 has product MKQSSCFSLLLLIFLIASQTSARSLLTTHQGSREQLKLNSLVTKGSESFEELMGMEECKNGDEECLKRRAMAEVHLDYIYTQHHKP; this is encoded by the exons ATGAAACAATCTTCATGTTTCTCTCTGCTTCTCCTTATTTTTCTCATAGCTTCACAAACATCTGCTCGATCCTTATTAACAACCCACCAAG GATCCAGAGAGCAACTAAAGTTGAACAGTCTAGTTACCAAAGGCAGTGAATCATTCGAG GAGCTTATGGGGATGGAAGAATGTAAAAATGGAGATGAGGAGTGCTTGAAGAGAAGGGCTATGGCTGAGGTGCACCTGGACTACATCTATACACAGCACCACAAGCCTTAG